In Lineus longissimus chromosome 9, tnLinLong1.2, whole genome shotgun sequence, one genomic interval encodes:
- the LOC135493378 gene encoding uncharacterized protein LOC135493378 isoform X3 — MDLFPDSKDDRGSFRLGLNRRMEIELNQELGDVMKKTMREVSAAKELKRFEPGSKEELLVHKMRPGFTPERRKLQRKTEPFFQENLETGKESPDARQIAGVPLYNALDKGPTAKPPPGGKKLKKFPFSKNKPITVEEMRRPRVTSIGVTPTRGSSSIEGLKVVMEGKPADENIDYTLSEMEKANTAPPLSPLQEVTIDTRPDGFATPARSMGKPAILGEAGTVGQVTYTERQKSRPISSRTSSQKRPKSSGPHRSGLREADLEKLDRDQEMDADQKSVSTTSTVKSVKELVEEAKALSRPESEKMFTTHAKVQQKPKRKKDASPGQRKDMRSEKSSPRKSKTPKGTEKDASSPAKTETALPPTRESGRSVDEIIASLKVQSREGSMSEADRRIQEIMDRVISRTSAVLGVPDEPTVEEEDVEEEEKPASPESDITGPIIDAAEEALAALAKQQEEAARAEQEERDRLEQERLDQERAEKEKEEACSQAQEDLQLPLEVNYEDLVSITGQKTALKERSPEKLMVEKGPKPHVESESVSFLSSWAPKEYATVTPPEPIKPDVTKNMHHFCTVTSDFQLPKPFQGVVRKYQTAAKYEIAHEEGKLVSMPSTPYSMFRQDNTEVRERRLSAAAKRILDEATAVGFSDDTVEQWKERADAVFEESDIVVEGKKMALLSDESRLYWHPAPPMMDIPPAKVKEHLFPQYRGNVIAAHDFGETLDESEESDIEEEEASVQQEDPEEFLARERLLNRRHGSCEDLTFLKRALAHVVEESDDGLKTGSITTLMTASDFSLTEKSDKGTKRGDLSSIDEGSEASGPVVTLSFAEMRKKFAEAAVIADQPEEETPYLGMSDEEIFPTFDLRRTNSAPCLALDDDFLVIPKNFNTALEELERQQVKVKESRSNVGGTGSKPVVSEVKLEEEVDDEDLEGLEKLPSVASVAKASSQSTSPFHKIKLRADIPTPAELALEAGRAYVMLPKKKKKQKFVDMSRIDEIERFLNQDARKLTRSSSMIDMKKPVERSLRVPPQLRGINKWGSNPDLLDFEAFSKKRHLSEQQADDPVGCVRDIWNAWFDERYPEPKEESESSYNGDAGQTYQEGVESDSDEEEGGHKKYVIPDSNLELPETIEPVLEVDEGDDAVELIEEEIEILTNIITSTNKANAFDLCRRGALYRKIGKLCLALSDLNRAIEMEPMLLDAYWHRHLLYLLQDKRKSALEDLNFLLKHNKSHAGAYRSRAEIYKKSNDLTMAIINYSQAIKIYPDDHDAYLKRAQMYEQRGEMLLALEDYQMTTKLNPTMTDGLLKHGLYYFKNESWQPAINDFTELLKQNPGNAEAHTYRGRCYTKLSMWNAAVEDLSAAIHLDPDNSIAFYYRGCILRKAHPKQALQDFSVSLLIDDSEDNILAYLHRGILYNEMGRPEDAIPDFESVLKLNKDNACAHNNLGLIYYQMENYHTAIKRFSSAIKVDPTYIRAYVCRGEAYFKIHELKSALLDFTRAIHLKPDVVHYYMYRGFLLLKMGNLDLAGFCVRHAAELGSTQANALSQNATQQAMVQAFLKNYDKAIEAFTMATKQKPKAPLFILLGKMQMKAKAFKDAVESFEKALELLKPWGNSIRPQWPKEGAQVHHLIGMCYSELRNYLSAHDAFNSSLKINPKYADSYYQRGLVKMKLKQSKGIQDFNKALAIDPKIFQAYLSRAAYYGMRGNYSKAILNCNEAIKLQPNSVRAYLYRGSLKYHIKAYELAIKDLSAAANIDNTCALAYFNRAVCYHDMKEYTKALMDYGIVLLLGDYLKLKVLINRGLLYLESGDYNNALYDFLAASSVNPRDIKLHHTLGLCYHKLNMLEEAVRSFTKALELDHFFLDAYIGRGNVFMDFGTDMGRMFAGYDYQRCLVLQPTYLSARVNLAYNLQMHGKFMQAWHQFTIAIEQDPRFKPALEGRAIINLQMGNVTGAYQDICSALRIEPTAELYTNRGVINQFMGDHINAMQDYKRAVASDPKYGLAYYNVANLYFKLRQFQQAKAYYDKASLLNKMDESAYLNRAITRVLLHDTKGALDDFEKAAKLSPNSAHIYFNRGNLYSSLKEWQKAEKDYTKALSLQPDDPAVHKRRADIRGKLGRKDAAIRDYKKAIEIQSTIGIRKKAGLPLSGDKHTQPVAVR; from the exons ATGGACCTATTTCCAGATTCGAAAGATGACCGTGGTTCTTTTCGTCTTGGCCTTAATCGGCGGATGGAGATAGAGTTGAATCAAGAACTTGGAGACGTCATGAAGAAGACCATGAGAGAAGTTTCTGCTGCAAAAGAATTGAAAAGATTTGAACCTGGCTCAAAAGAGGAGCTTTTAGTCCA taaAATGAGACCAGGCTTCACCCCTGAGAGAAGAAAACTCCAGAGAAAAACAGAGCCATTCTTTCAGGAAAACTTGGAAACTGGAAAAGAG tcgCCTGATGCCAGACAGATTGCTGGCGTCCCACTGTATAACGCCTTGGACAAAGGACCTACAGCCAAACCACCCCCAGGTGGAAAAAAACTGAAGAAGTTTCCGTTTTCTAAAAACAAGCCTATTACAGTAGAAG AGATGAGACGACCTAGAGTGACATCCATCGGAGTCACCCCAACCAGGGGGAGTTCAAGCATCGAGGGGTTGAAAGTTGTGATGGAGGGAAAGCCTGCTGATGAAAATATTGACTACACGCTCTCTGAGATGGAAAAG GCAAACACTGCCCCGCCTCTCTCCCCACTACAAGAGGTCACCATAGACACGAGACCTGATGGGTTTGCGACCCCTGCCAGATCGATGGGGAAACCTGCTATATTAGGAGAAGCTGGGACTgttgggcaagtcacttacaCAGAAAGACAGAAGTCCAGGCCAATATCTAGTCGGACAAGCTCGCAAAAAAGACCAAAAAGTTCag GACCCCACAGGAGCGGATTAAGGGAAGCAGACCTGGAGAAGTTGGACAGAGATCAAGAAATGGATGCGGATCAAAAAAGTGTCTCCACTACCAGTACT GTTAAGTCGGTGAAGGAGTTAGTGGAGGAAGCTAAGGCGTTGTCAAGACCAGAATCTGAGAAGATGTTCACTACACATGCCAAGGTCCAACAGAAACCTAAGAGAAAGAAAGATGCTTCTCCGGGCCAGAGGAAGGATATGAGGAGTGAGAAGTCAAGTCCAAGGAAATCAAAGACGCCAAAGGGGACCGAGAAAGATGCAAGTTCCCCTGCGAAGACTGAGACAGCGCTGCCACCAACAAGGGAGTCTGGTAGATCTGTGGATGAGATCATCGCGTCACTGAAGGTTCAGTCACGGGAAGGATC GATGTCAGAAGCTGATCGGCGTATCCAGGAAATCATGGACCGAGTCATTTCCCGAACCAGTGCTGTACTTGGAG TGCCGGATGAGCCGAcggttgaagaagaagatgttGAGGAAGAAGAGAAGCCTGCTAGCCCTGAGAGTGACATCACTGGACCAATCATTGATGCTGCTGAGGAGGCCCTGGCTGCTTTAGCAAAACAG CAAGAGGAAGCGGCCAGAGCAGAACAAGAGGAGAGAGACAGATTGGAACAAGAGAGACTGGACCAGGAGAGAGCTgagaaagagaaagaagagGCGTGTTCCCAGGCACAGGAAGACCTGCAGCTCCCTCTAGAAGTCAACTATGAAGACTTGGTCAGCATTACTGGGCAGAAGACTGCACTGAAGGAGCGCAGCCCAGAGAAACTCATGGTAGAAAAAGGTCCGAAACCCCATGTCGAGAGTGAGTCAGTCTCCTTCCTGTCCAGCTGGGCACCGAAGGAATATGCTACAGTAACGCCCCCTGAACCAATAAAACCTGATGTGACGAAGAATATGCATCATTTCTGCACCGTTACGAGTGACTTCCAACTCCCTAAGCCTTTCCAGGGTGTCGTACGGAAATACCAGACAGCAGCCAAGTATGAGATTGCACATGAGGAGGGCAAGTTGGTGTCCATGCCGAGTACACCGTACTCCATGTTCAGACAGGATAACACAGAGGTGCGTGAGCGCCGCCTGTCTGCAGCTGCAAAGAGGATCTTGGATGAGGCAACAGCTGTTGGATTTTCTGACGATACAGTTGAACAGTGGAAGGAAAGAGCTGACGCTGTG TTTGAAGAGTCTGATATCGTCGTTGAAGGGAAAAAGATGGCGCTGCTCTCTGACGAATCGCGTCTCTACTGGCACCCAGCTCCCCCTATGATGGACATCCCTCCTGCCAAGGTCAAGGAGCATCTCTTTCCCCAATATCGTGGAAACGTCATCGCTGCGCATGATTTTGGTGAGACTTTGGATGAGTCTGAGGAGAGTGATATAGAGGAGGAGGAGGCCAGCGTACAGCAGGAAGACCCGGAGGAGTTCTTAGCCAGGGAGAG ACTTCTGAACAGACGACATGGATCATGTGAAGACCTGACATTCCTGAAGAGGGCGCTGGCACATGTGGTTGAAGAGAGTGACGATGGCCTCAAGACTGGCAGCATCACCACACTGATGACAGCATCTGACTTCAGTCTCACTGAAAAGTCAGACAAGGGAACAAAGAGGGGAGATCTTAGTTCCATTGATGAAG GGTCTGAGGCATCTGGAccggttgtgactctgtcttttGCCGAGATGAGGAAGAAGTTTGCCGAAGCGGCTGTGATTGCTGATCAGCCTGAAGAGGAGACACCCTACCTGGGAATGTCCGATGAGGAGATATTTCCAACGTTTGATCTTCGGAG GACCAACTCTGCCCCCTGCTTGGCCCTTGATGATGACTTCCTGGTGATCCCCAAAAACTTCAACACTGCTCTGGAGGAGCTGGAGAGAcagcaggtcaaggtcaaagagtcAAGGTCAAATGTTGGGGGGACTGGGAGTAAACCTGTGGtctcagaggtcaaattggagGAGGAGGTTGATGATGAAGATTTGGAGGGGCTGGAGAAG CTTCCATCTGTGGCAAGTGTAGCGAAAGCATCCAGTCAGAGTACATCGCCCTTCCATAAGATCAAACTGAGAG CTGATATTCCAACGCCAGCAGAACTTGCCCTCGAAGCTGGTAGAGCGTACGTTATGCtcccgaagaagaagaagaaacagaaGTTTGTTGACATGTCGAGGATTGACGAGATTGAGCGGTTCTTGAACCAAGACGCCAGGAAACTGACGAGGTCTAGTTCAATGATTGATATGAAGAAACCAGTGGAGAGATCGCTGAGAGTACCGCC TCAACTACGAGGAATCAACAAATGGGGAAGCAACCCAGATCTATTGGACTTTGAAGCATTTTCCAAAAAGAGGCATCTCAGTGAACA GCAAGCAGACGATCCTGTTGGGTGTGTGCGAGACATCTGGAATGCCTGGTTTGATGAGCGCTACCCCGAGCCCAAGGAGGAGAGTGAGAGCTCTTACAATGGTGACGCAGGGCAGACATATCAAGAAGGTGTCGAGTCTGACTCAGATGAGGAAGAGGGTGGACACAA GAAATATGTGATCCCTGATTCCAACCTGGAGCTACCTGAGACGATCGAGCCAGTCCTGGAGGTTGATGAAGGAGATGATGCGGTGGAACTCATCGAGGAGGAGATCGAGATACTCACTAATATCATCACCAGCACAAATAAGGCAAATGCTTTTGATTTGTGCAGGAGAGGAGCATTGTACAGAAAG ATTGGCAAGCTCTGCCTGGCACTGAGTGACTTGAACAGAGCTATCGAGATGGAGCCGATGTTATTGGATGCATACTGGCATCGCCACCTCTTGTACCTTCTACAAGACAAGAGGAAGTCGGCTCTCGAAGATCTCAATTTTCTTCTGAAGCATAATAAGAGCCATGCTGGAGCTTACAGATCAAG AGCTGAGATCTACAAGAAGTCCAACGACCTGACCATGGCCATCATCAACTACAGCCAGGCCATCAAGATCTATCCCGACGACCATGACGCCTATCTGAAGAGAGCGCAGATGTACGAACAGAGAGGAGAGATGTTACTTGCTCTAGAGGATTACCAGATGACTACCAAACTGAACCCTACCATGACTGATGGCCTCCTCAAACATGGCCTTTACTATTTCAAAAATGA GAGCTGGCAACCAGCTATCAATGATTTCACGGAACTTCTCAAGCAAAACCCTGGTAATGCTGAAGCACACACGTACCGAGGCCGCTGCTATACCAAGCTCAGTATGTGGAATGCAGCCGTCGAGGATCTGTCAGCAGCCATCCATCTTGACCCTGATAACAGTATTGCCTTCTATTATCGTGGATGTATACTACGTAAGGCTCATCCAAAACAGGCTCTCCAGGATTTCAGTGTCTCGCTCCTCATCGACGACTCAGAGGATAACATCCTGGCCTATTTGCACCGAGGGATCCTCTACAACGAAATGGGCCGGCCGGAAGACGCCATCCCAGACTTTGAATCTGTACTCAAGTTGAACAAAGACAATGCTTGTGCTCATAACAACTTGGGCCTGATTTATTATCAAATGGAGAACTACCATACTGCAATCAAACGTTTCAGCTCTGCGATCAAAGTTGACCCGACTTACATCCGAGCATACGTCTGCCGAGGTGAAGCGTATTTCAAAATCCACGAATTGAAGAGTGCATTGTTGGACTTCACCCGAGCAATCCATTTGAAACCTGATGTCGTACACTACTACATGTATCGAGGCTTCCTCTTGCTGAAGATGGGTAATTTAGATCTTGCCGGATTCTGTGTCCGCCACGCTGCAGAGCTAGGCAGCACCCAGGCGAATGCATTGTCTCAGAATGCTACACAGCAAGCTATGGTACAAGCGTTCTTGAAGAACTATGATAAAGCTATCGAGGCATTCACCATGGCAACGAAACAGAAACCAAAGGCGCCATTGTTCATCCTTCTCGGCAAGATGCAGATGAAGGCGAAAGCATTCAAAGATGCAGTGGAGAGTTTTGAGAAGGCACTTGAGCTGCTGAAGCCATGGGGAAACAGCATCCGTCCACAGTGGCCTAAAGAGGGAGCTCAGGTGCACCACTTGATTGGCATGTGTTACTCGGAGCTGAGGAACTATCTGTCAGCACATGATGCATTCAACAGCTCACTCAAGATCAATCCCAAATATGCTGAT TCATACTACCAACGTGGCTTGGTCAAGATGAAGCTGAAGCAATCGAAGGGTATCCAAGACTTCAACAAAGCACTAGCAATAGACCCTAAGATCTTCCAGGCCTATCTGAGTAGGGCGGCGTACTATGGGATGAGAGGAAACTACAGCAAGGCCATCCTGAACTGCAATGAGGCCATCAAGTTGCAACCGAACAGTGTGAGGGCTTATTTATATAG AGGGTCCCTGAAGTATCATATCAAGGCGTATGAGCTAGCTATCAAGGATCTGTCTGCCGCTGCTAACATCGACAACACCTGTGCCCTGGCCTACTTCAACCGGGCTGTGTGCTACCATGACATGAAGGAGTACACAAAG GCGTTGATGGACTATGGAATCGTGTTACTTCTTGGTGACTACCTCAAACTGAAGGTCCTCATCAATCGTGGTTTACTCTACCTGGAGAGTGGTGACTACAAcaatgccctctatgatttCCTCGCAGCATCAAGTGTTAACCCGCGAGACATCAAACTTCACCATACGCTAGGGCTCTGCTATCATAA ACTAAACATGTTGGAAGAAGCCGTCCGTTCGTTCACCAAGGCCCTGGAGTTGGATCACTTCTTCTTGGATGCGTACATCGGCCGTGGCAACGTCTTTATGGACTTTGGCACCGACATGGGGCGCATGTTTGCTGGCTATGACTATCAGCGTTGCCTCGTCTTGCAGCCAACATACCTGTCAGCGAGGGTCAACTTGGCGTACAACTTACAGATGCATGGGAAGTTCATGCAGGCATGGCACCAGTTTACAATTGCTATTGAGCAAGACCCAA GATTCAAACCAGCCTTGGAAGGCCGTGCTATCATCAACCTCCAGATGGGTAACGTGACTGGAGCATATCAAGATATCTGCTCAGCCCTCAGGATAGAGCCGACGGCCGAGTTGTACACCAACCGTGGAGTCATCAATCAGTTTATGGGTGATCACATCAACGCCATGCAGGACTATAAGCGAGCTGTCGCCTCAGATCCAAAGTATGGCCTTGCCTACTACAATGTAGCTAACTTGTACTTCAAGTTGAGACAGTTCCAGCAAGCGAAGGCCTATTATGACAAGGCATCATTGCTTAACAAGATGGATGAATCCGCTTACCTCAATCGGGCCATTACCAGG GTACTGTTGCATGACACCAAAGgtgcccttgatgattttgaGAAGGCAGCCAAGTTGAGTCCCAACTCGGCCCATATCTACTTCAACAGAGGCAACCTGTATTCATCTCTCAAGGAATGGCAGAAAGCAGAAAAGGACTATACTAAAG CCCTGTCTCTCCAACCTGATGACCCAGCTGTCCACAAGAGGAGAGCCGACATACGTGGGAAGCTAGGCAGGAAGGATGCGGCAATCCGAGATTACAAAAAAGCTATTGAAATACAGAGTACAATAGGAATTCGGAAAAAAGCTGGACTACCACTCTCTGGGGACAAACACACGCAACCTGTGGCTGTGAGATAG